Proteins found in one Papaver somniferum cultivar HN1 unplaced genomic scaffold, ASM357369v1 unplaced-scaffold_10022, whole genome shotgun sequence genomic segment:
- the LOC113327496 gene encoding uncharacterized protein LOC113327496, producing the protein METHLHHLQLTLATLKEHSLFSKLSKCSFGQDQLGYLGHIISEEGVVADPTKIDNMTRWPTLVTIKYLRGFLGLNGYYRKFVRNYGIISKPITDLLKKNSFHWDSSAQTSFEKPKKVVTSTPVLVLPDFGKLFELSTDACDTGVGAVLM; encoded by the coding sequence ATGGAGACTCACCTTCATCATCTACAACTAACACTAGCAACTCTCAAGGAACATTCACTTTTTTCAAAGCTCAGCAAATGTTCCTTTGGCCAAGACCAACTTGGGTACTTAGGACACATTATATCCGAGGAAGGTGTAGTTGCAGACCCAACAAAGATTGACAACATGACAAGGTGGCCTACTCTAGTGACTATCAAATATTTGAGAGGATTTTTGGGGTTGAACGGTTATTACAGAAAGTTTGTAAGGAACTATGGAATTATTTCTAAACCAATCACAGATTTGTTGAAGAAAAATAGCTTCCACTGGGACAGCTCAGCTCAAACTTCTTTTGAGAAGCCCAAAAAAGTAGTCACATCCACCCCAGTCTTAGTATTACCAGACTTTGGAAAACTATTTGAGCTCTCCACTGATGCTTGTGACACTGGTGTAGGAGCAGTTTTGATGTAG